CTTTAACACCGTTGAAAATCCGAGCGATGCGATTGGTCTTGGTCAGCAACGCAGAGTAGCAAACAGCGAAGGAAGTTCCCAGGCCAAGCCGCCGTAACGTGCACACTACTGCAGATGGTTTACTGATGTAGATGAAGGTCATGCAATAGCAAAGTAGGACACCTATGAGAAGAATGTAGGAAAGTTCACGTCCACTAGCTTTCACCACCGGTGTCTCATTGTTCTTTAAGAAGAGGCCAATGACAAACAGTGTGCAGAGCATGCCAAGGCAAGCTATAGTGACCGGCCCAATAGCCCAAGCATCCTCCCAATGAATGTACTCCTCAGGTAAGTTGTAACACCCTGTGAGATTGTCCAAAGGCCACTGTCCAAAGCTACAATCCGCACAAGTGAATTCATCCAGAAGGTATTGGTAGGGCTGGCAGGGAATGCATATCCAGCAGCAGACATCACCAGGCTGCATGCTCTTAATTTCGTTTTTTCTACATGGGTCACTGCACTGAGATGTGGGCACCACTTGGCTTTCCCAAGGAATCAGACTTGTGTTGAGACTTAAATCCTGGGCCCAGTATCCCACTTTCCTATAGACGTACTCGTCATTCTCTTTGTGATAATGGAAGATGTTGTATCGGCCCAGACTGTCTCCATAAGCATCAAAGAGAACAATGTTCTCTGTATCAGCTGGGCGAAATGGAGCTGGGGACACAAAGTGCAAAtgttaaacataatttatttacaattctTGGCAACAGATGAATAGATATTTTACAGCAGCAAAGTGTTTTTCTTTGTAAGCAGAAAAATTTACAACCTAGAAAGACCTTCTTAGGTAAGTCCGCCCTACTTTCTCCAGCATCCTGCCCTGCACATTTCTTATTAGGTTTGTAGAGGAACTGGACTCAGGTGCGAGTGGTACATTTACATAATTGAGGTCAGGAGGTTGATACATTGCCTggtttttattatgtaatttggCATTCTAGGAAGAACATCATGAAAAAGCAGTCAGATGGCAAAAAGGTTTTGATTTGGATAAAGAATATAGGAAACTGACAGACTTCCATTAGTTCCCTAATACGAGCAATTGACCGCTCAGCACAAACATTGATTATACCTCCCTGCTTGTACTTGTTTAAATCATTTGGAATATTAGCATGGGTCTAATGAGGCTAATGCATGCAATAAAACACTTAGAGTGTACACAGGTCATATGCTGCATCCATGCATTAGTGTAATTTATTTTACAGCAGCAGTTTTCCCCTGAGGGAATCTTCCTAGATACATTTATCTTTCAAACTGATTTCTTTGACTTAATAAAGAACAGACATAAATGGATTAAGATATACTGCTTAAATGGTGTTTTTGAGATAAACTACTGGATGAGTGCAGATATAAATTTATCTCTTTAGGTGAACATGAATAGATATCCAAGGAAGATGATTGTAAACTCCATATGGAAGCCATCCATAAATATCAAtatggttaaatatatatatatatacagtttactATGATGTTTACTAGATCTGTTCACCACGATGGAAGATTTTGGTTGATAACACATTAAAATTTAGTCCgttcttcacacaaagctataGTATTGCTTTAGAAAACTTGGAAAATATATATGTcacatggaccacttttatgatagttttatgttttttaagtcCTTTTGGGGCACCTGCTTTTGAAAATGAACAGTGTAAGCATTTCATAACATGAACCATCATTTGGTTTCCATGAAAGCTAGAAAACTCTGTGGAACTGGAACAAGGTGAGAAAATGATGTCcgaatgtataaaataaaacttttaaagatGTAGCTCACCGTCAAATTTTGTCTTCAGGATGTAGTCCTTGTATAGCTTTTTTCCATTGGCTGGTTTCATGGCACTGCAGAGTTTGGTATTGTTGGCGCACACTGCTTGTCTCATGTTATGAAGGGCATGAGCCAACGCGTAGACAGCATTCACCACAAACATGATCTTGGACTCCTGCTCGAATTTGCCATCCCGGAGAGAATATTTCCCACAGGTAATATCATGCAGGCTGCACTGAAAGTTATTTTCCCAGAACTCTCTGAACCAGGGGTTACGTGTATTGTTATAAGGATTGAGGTTTGTGAAGTATGTTGCGAATTCAGGGATTGAATAGGATGCAAGCTCAATGGTAAAAGCTCCATCTGCTACACTCTCACTCCCTCTCACCACACTCTCCTGTGCCCCCCAACCATCGCTGGCCACCCAGATGAAGGAAACATTCATGCGATTTGCTGCAACCAGGAGCTCTCTTGCATCTTCACTTCTGGTGAAGAGGATTACTACCTTAGCATTGGATTTCTGCAACAGAGATCTGATTACTCCTTCAAAACCGTGGGGGTCCATGGAGCGACTGACCTTGGCGGACGTAGCGATGCAGATTTGCAAGGCCCGGGCCTCTTGCTGAAAGGCGTCGATACCCGTCTCGCCGTAATCGCCCTCTGAGGCAACCGTGGAGACGTAAGTCCAGTTAAAATAGCGCAGGATCTCAGCTATAGCTTTAGCTTGGTAGAAATCAGGAGGTACAGTCCGGGCAAAGTAATCATAACGGGATTTGTCACTCAGTTTCGCACTGGTGGAGGCATAACTGATCTGAGGAATCTGGAAAAGACGCAGGAGATTGGCCACCTGCAAAAGGACAAATGACAAACTGTGATGAAAAACTACTGAAGTGTGTAAATGGCCACACTATTTCACTGTGATTCACGAGTGTTGGCTGTCAGTACAATTCTCATAAACTGTGTAATCAAATTTATGTGAACTTTAGACCCTACAACCTTAGAGTGTCATCATTTTCAGCCaagtacacatatatatactgtacatatacacacacacatactctacaTGCATTtctatatagacagacagacggacagatagacagacagacagaaagatagatagataatacattttatcaaGTATAGCGCCTTTAAAAGAGTACTTTCTCAAAGCACTTAACAACATAAATAGAtagattcaaaagtttggaatcagtaagattaaaaataaatgaatacttttattcagcaaggatgcattaaattgataactAAAGTAAGAGTGAAgacgttacaaaagatttatagtttaaatcaattttaaaatatattttaattgtaataatgtttttgattcacaaaattgtagccttggtgagcatttcAGAAACAGTAATTGCACTGTCCTCGAATCTTTGAACCGTATATGACTTCCACTAATTTTGTATATGGTTAATGATATGTTCTAtcccctaaccctacccctaaacctacccctcacagaaacgTGCAAAACatggatttaaataaaaacatgttttggcAAATTTATAAGCTTTTAAAATGTCCTCACTACTGGGTTGTCATAACATGTGAAATATATACAGAAAGTGAGGACATTTAGCCCTCACAATTTAAGTATAGCCAagcaagtacacacacacacacacacacacacactaaatacataaaaaaactcaATTGTTCTTATAACTAAAACAATTCCAGGACAgactttaatttatattattgttattcagaGATTGATTGTGTTTTAGCATCAGTGCATCGGACAGAATAGTTAATGTACCATCAACTGTCAACATTTACAGAAAAAGCCAAAAAGTGACAAAAATctcacaaaaaatgaataaaaaataaaataaaataaaagtaaaaatagaaaCAGTGTAGTTAGGTCTGAAATTTAGGTCTaagaatgaatattttattaatctgATATCCCAAATTAAGGCAGTTATCACCACATGCTTAGCATACTGCAGCGGTTAGTCTCACCATCCTCACTTGTCTCATCCCCGAGAACCCTAATGGCAACATTTTGCATTTCTATTTTCACAGTGAAATAATAGCAGTCTCAAGTCAATGATCCTAAGAAACTTGCCTTCTCTATGTCTGAAATGGGTGCAGCATTGTCAGCAGCAATTCATGAAACTATGACTTTCTATTCTTGCTGTAATTAAACATTTACCATTTTATAGTCATAGTGGtggtttatttgtaaaatatgcatGTACTGCTGAAACTGTGGCTCTATGAGAGAGTTCATTCAGTATCTGGGGTGCTGAAGGACACTGAAGCACTAGATCTATACGATATTGCAAAGCGAGTCACTTCACCTCAGTAAACCTAAGACACTTCTGCCAGTGTTTCAGTGCTGATCATGTGATATTCAATGGAGCCTGACTGGTCTGTGCCTCAGGCAGTTACTCAGAAGCGAAAGTCAATATGAAGATGCCAGCAGCAGAAAAGAAAGCTCTTCAGGATTTCCCAAACCAGAACACAGTGAATATTCGAGGTCTCATACACAGAAGAAAAGGTTTCATAAAAAGAGAAATGCAAAGTCTTTTCTGACTGCTATCTcaattaaaaagtttttattttaatgcagtgCTTCCCGAATTAGTTTTATTGTCTTATGTACCCGTATAGCCTTTTCAGTAAACCTAAAGGCCCCTTCAAAGATATCAAACCATAAAAGCATTCCTTATCCCTAATatgcaaattgtaaaaaaaaaaaatatatatatatactgtatatatatatatatatatatatatatatatatatatatatatatatatatatatatatatatatatattatatatattatatatatgtataattttatcTAGAATCACAAAGTATGTGATGTGTGCAATGTGCAATGTGAAATAAAGTTCAGGCAAATAAAGAGATTCCTGGCTGCTGTTTCATAAGCACAAGTGGAATAAAGCCAGAAAATATTTAGCACCAAGGCCACAACCTACTCTTCACATCCACCAGACTCAAGCTTTCTCCTTCAAACAAAAGGCAACAAATTATTAATGTAACTGCCTTACCTCATGTACTTTCACTTAAACAGCCATTTAGAAATACTACCTGTCTGTTATGCAATATTTCTACTGCACACTGCCCTACTTACTGTAAGTCCTGGACCTCAAGAATGCATACTAGAGCAATTTTCATGTTATTCTTTGGTTACTAATGCATGAAGTCAATATTAATGTCACTTTTGTCTATGTGACACAGCTAAGACAAAAATGGCTAATAAAAAGCTTGTGCTGGTCATTATCGTAAAATATACCAAATAAGTCAAGTTACCTTTATTTCCATAGcacttatacaatacagattgtttagTAAACAGCAGAATAAACTATGAAAAGTCATTTATGGAGGCAATTCAGATTCTACAGTAAAGCAGATCCAAAAAAGACAACAGTGTCATAATTAAGGTCAAGTCAGATCAATAACAGTgtaaagttaatttttttgaagttcaTTTGAGCCAAGAAATAGCTTTACAGAAGACAAAAGTGTCATCATCCAGCTTAATTCAGTTCTATTTTGTTCCCATCCAACTGTGTCAACATTACTCCAAAATCAATAAAAGATACATGCACTAAAACAACTGCTCAACagataaataaaactgttttataaTCTTACCTTCATATAAAACTAAGACAAATACAGTCCATTACAACATGCAAACAGCCTAAAGACAAACACTGCAACACtattatccaccttattttccTGTAAGAGTTGGCCCGgccatttgtacattttattggtCTGGCTTCCAGGGTCATctgcttccagctatttttagctgtgcaaaacagtttgttttgctaCATGATATTGCAAATTGGTGTGTCTTGCCAAAAACTGTATTATCGTAATTATGAAAACACTGGTTTGTAGTtcaaacagttttaccatttactgcactttgttattcttctcattATTTCCCTACAGTGGTTAATGGACTGGAAGTCTCGCACATTGAGAGAAAACAGCTTACTTCCACGTTGAAAATTAAGATGAATAATGATATTGATTAATAAAGGGATAGGtcagccacaaaatgaaaattcatacaataaaaaatgacagaattgtcatgtttgggtgaaatatccctttaagtccTGTGAGGTAATTTTATGAGAGATCGGACTGCAACATAGTGCATGTATGTACATAGTGTATTCTgaataataaaactgtatgtaaattattaaatcaaatttaaatttgatcagatgcattttaataatAGGTGACGCCAGAATTATGAAAGAAATAACCTCTATCATAAAACTCTGTCTCTTATTATGCACAGATTCAGTCGTCTCATATTGAAATTTCCAGCGGCATTTTTACAGTTATCAGAGAGGCGCGATATGAAAAGTTCAGCATACATTTTTCATATCTGTTGCTATAGAAACaagttgggttgaaaaaaagAGGGTGCCTTTGAAAAGCAGAGGTTAATATTGTTACTTGGTTTTCCCAGAGTTTCCCCACTTCAGCCTTTCTGACAATTCAATGTCATATAACATTAGCTTAAACTAAAACCAAGTCCAGACTGTCTGTGTTTAAACATATTAGAAGACAGCTGCCGGATGTGTGTGCTTTAGATTCACACACCCTTACTTTGGTGCTAAACTGCAGGATCTGCAAAAGAAACAAGCAAGGTGAAATCAACACATTTATTGAATATTGACcttataaaatgacaaaattatcaaatgaattaatatatatatatgtatataagtaaGATTTCATGGGTGTCTCAGAACTATAACTGCAGACTATCTGTAATTATCTAAATTATAGTCTATGCTCTAATCACCTTTTAATTATagtacattttcagattttaaattagactcttaaattagatttaatagCAGTCTTGTGTTCATTAGCCAGCTTTGTACTACAGTAGCTTCACATTCGCCACCATCTGTATAAAGTGCATGCAGATGCTTATGGATATTTATTGATTAAGGTTCAGGATTTTTAATGCAAACCTTGCATCTGTCTGATGACATTTCTCCAGCACTACAGCCGAAGGCTGCCAGTCACATTGggatgaaatattattttaatcaattaaatgttttagCATACAGCTTGATAAATAGCAAGGATCCATTGTTTTCTGAATACAGTAGCACCATTGTCAATCATTCATATCTGCAGCACAAATGATGTGGGACAAATTACACACAGTTTTATACTAAGAGTGACCTTAAGTCTGATCAAAAGCAGCAGTATTGcttgtgttaaaaataaaaagttaatgaatgggatgaaatattaaaatacagaTGGCAGTACCCTGATACTAAAAGATCATCCAAGGTTTCGAAATTCAAATTGGTTACAGTATCAGCATAATGTTCTCAACAAgaatttcaataattttttttgaggAGCATTTCAATCCAATTGATTAGTGCTGATTAGCCTTGGGTCGCTTTTCTATTATTCCAAATGGCTTTGTGTGACTTAAACACATTAGATATGGAGCTAATGCCCTTTTACATAAAGTCATGATGCTGAGAGTCTGACTTCAAGACATAGCGTAGGATTTAATTAAGAAAATCACCAGCCACATGGATTTGCAGACGAAAGAGTCAGCTGTTAAAAGGATTAATTATTCTAGAGGAAAGGAAGGCTCTTGAACAGCGGGATTTGTGTTTGCCAAAAGAAGTGGATACGCTGTATCTTTCTTATTTAACATACAGTATCCAATTATTCCTAGTATGCCATATATTTCTATGTCagtagctgctgaaaattctgtttagctatcacagggataaatttcataaaaaaaatatcaaaatagaaaactgttactttaaattgtaatataatcttacaatattaatattttactctatttttcatcaaataaatgcagccttggtaagcataaaaatctccttttaaaggggtcctattatgctttttcatttttggaattttagtcagtgtgtactgtgtatgtttggcaataaaaaaaagacctacaaagttacaaatatcaaagtccactccaaacagattcgtaaaaaaataaaaataaatcccttttcaagaactacaacaAAAAGCTCATTTTGTCTACAGCGTGGTTTTTGGGGGGATTGTGATCTCACAAAGTGGCTCATAAGAATATCATGGCCCATGGTAGGGTTTACCAGCAAGCTCTGTTAAGAGACAATATATTCAAAACTCATCTGCATGAGTTTTTACTTGTACTCTGTATGCCCCAGTTCTCCAGCAACTTTATTGGCTTCCGGTTTAATCatgtattgattttaaaactcAGATTTTACATATAAGGCAGTTCATGGGCTGGCTCCAGATTACATTTGTGACTTGGTAACTCTTTCCATATCTTCTTGCTCTCTCCGCTCTGCTGGTTGTTTTATCTTGTATCATCCTCGTTGTAAATTAACACGCCTAAGTTATGGAGTGCATTACCCGTGTTAGGAACACTGCTTCCTTGGATTGTTTTACGAAACTTCTTAAGACGTATCTTTTTAGTAAAGCTATTAATTTATGActattattgtgattttatttttgaaatttgtAGTTTTGGTTGaaagttttgttatttgtttgtataCAGTGCTTTGAGTATTCAGAAAGGTGCATTAtgaataaaagttattattattattaaatttatttccgTATATGGAAATTTGattggtgggggtggggggggggggtcgaggGCTGAGGGCTGGGaacattgacatttattttttccttccaTCTCATATTTATTCCCTTTAGGGGTTACACATCAGTGCATGTCATTTCCTTTCCGAACACGGTATTCAGAATCAGCCATAACGAGATTTGAATCAGTGGCGGAAGTAAGTAATTCTGTACAAAAGAGGGTTTTTACAGACACTCCAGTTTTGTTTCTTATGTATGTATACAGTCGTGCTATTAACACTCGCTGTGTAAATACAATATCATATGGGTAGCAGTGCAATAAGACTGTATATTGGCACAGCTGTGATTCGGCCATAGACACAAGGTCGCAGTAtattgctcatatatatatatatatatatatatatatatatatatatatatatgagcaataTACTGCGACCTTGTGTctatgtgtctatatatatatatatatatacagtacagaccaaaagtttggaaacattactattttttatgtttttgaaagaagtttcttctgctcatcaagcctgcatttatttgatcaaaaatacagaaaaaaactgtaatattgtgaaatattattacaacttaaaataatagttttctatttgaatatacttaaaaaaaataatttattcctgtgatgcaaaaatgaattttcagcatcattactctagcctttagtgtcacatgtaacatccagtctatcacatgatcatttagaaatcattctaatattctgatttattatgagtgttggaaacagttctgctgtctaatatatttgatgaataaaaggttaaaaagaactgcatttattaaaaaaaaaaattataataatatattttctttactatcactttttatcaatttaacacatccttgctgaataaaagtattgattttatttaaaaaaagaaagaaaaaaaattactgaccccaaattactgaccagtagtgtatattgttattacaaaatatttatattttaaaaacatagcttcttttttttttactctttattcatcaaagtatccaaaaaagtatcacatgttctgaaaaaaatattaagcagcagaactgtttccaactttgataatgaatcatcatattagaatgatttctaaaggatcatgtgataatgatccaaaaaaatgcagctttgtatcacagaaataaatgataatttaaagtacaataaatttaaaaacaattattttaaattgtaataatatatcacaatattacatttttttctgtatttttgatcaaataaatgcaggtttgatgagcagaagaaacttctttcaaaaacattatatatatatgtgtgtgtgtgtgtgtgtgtgtgtgtgtgtgtatatatatatatatatatatatatatatatatatatatatatatatatatatatatatgtatatatatgtatatatatatatatatatatatatatatatatatatatatatatatatatatatatatatgcaaaacatgaaacacacacaGGAATGCATCCTGTATTTACAGTTTAAATCTTTCCCATAAAGACATGTTTGCAGTCTCACAGTGTGCTCATGTCTTATTCATTTACACAGCTGCGTAACACTGGCCAGCCActctatctatacacacacacatacatacatacatatccaTTTTAGAGGAGAAATTATCCAGAGgcaaaaaagaaagggaaaatgaAGAATAGAGACTGAAAGAGAGATAAAGGGGGAAAGATTACGCTGTAGAAACCATGTTTGTAAGGCTCTGGGACCTTCTGCTCACACTAGATCCAAGCTGAGCTGGAGATAAAGCAGAATATTGCACTATTTCCTTGGTCCAATGACTCTCAGTCTCTCTACTGAAATCTATGATTTTAGCCTCCTCTATAATGCAAGAGACTGAAACATACAGCAGTGAGAGGCTCACACCGAGGGCAAAGCAGCACTACAATATATCTGGAaggttttcaaaaaataaaagaatgtagAGCAAATTTTTCCATTCATATTCAATACCCATCTGTTTACAATTTAAGAATTAATTGATCCGACTGCTCATCTACTAATTAATGCATAGACTGTCCATCTACTCTCCCACTCATTTCTCACTCACTGATGCTCTTTTCACTCATGTGAAGTCACACATTGTGCTTGAGGTATCACACGTTTCATTCCATattgcatttcacacacacagaactgGCTCCGCTGAGCAATTTGTTCCCAAGCACAGAACGTGTTactatgaaatatgaataatcagAGAAGAGGGGGAAAAATGAAATGCACTTTTGCAGAATTTTACGCAGTATGAAGATAAAGATAGACTTGAACAATGTACTTCTTAGGACTGTCAAAGTTATCTGTCAAACTGCAATATTTGTTGCGAAAAGggctaaaaaaatattcaattaatatgTTTCTCTTTAGGTTTGGGGGTAAAAAAAGATGCAGCTAATACAAAGTCAGTATTAAACAGATAGCTTTGGCTTCAGTACAGTAACAGTATAAAagccaaatattttatttagaataatttcacacctttaaaaatacatacagtatatactataCTGTACATATTGTATATACAGATGTCTTTATATTTAGTGGATCATCAACATTTTTAGGTGATGTAAGACATGAACAAAATTagaatttcaatttcaaaaaatttaatCAGATTCAAATTCCAATCTCactacatatttttgaaaataatataatgaaataataaatatgggtatataaataaatatggccCCTCAATTTATATGGGCATGATTCTTCTGCTTTCATAAAGATGTCATGACTTTTCAACATGAAAAACCCATCTGTTTGTCCCTAGAGATTGTCTCATCCTACTTTTGAAGACACATCTATCCCTACTACACATCACAAAGACACGCACATTCAAACACAACTCAAAACCGCAGTCCTACCTAATAAACAAAACCTCATAACGTGCTGGAAAATACACCATTTCATACACGCAGGGATGCGTGTGAGGAATGCCATATGAGGCTTATGATAAATGTGGTGATAACGAtgaccaaaataatatttatgataatGCTGCTGTCATCAGTGATAATGATGATGAAGAATGACAGTGTTCGGTGCTGACGATGAGAATATTAGCGACACAGAGAACGTTATAAATGATGAACTGAAGCTGCAGTGACATCTCTTGAGCAGCTTTGTTTGCCGCTGCATCAGAGGAGGTGGATTCCACATTTGGGATTTTGAAGAGTTCCGTTGCCAGGGAACAGCTGTGAATGTGTGTGGTCAGGTGGAAGTGTGGCCCGGCTGGAGAGGAGAGGATCTATCGAATCTAACTCTGATCCTTCACCCCAGTCTGACAGAGGACTCTCTTGCTCAGGCTTGCTCTCTTTCTGACAAGGGCCTTTATTTTCATGTGCCCTTTAGGTGGCATCAAAGTCACTAGCCATCATCATAGCGCTCACTCTTATAATCTCAACAATCCTTCAGTAGGTGAATCacatattaattattgtaataatCTAAATATGAAAGTTAAATGTAGGTTTAGTGTGCGAAACAAATTAaaggttatatttttattttgatctgAGGTTCACAGTGAGCTAAAATAgatacactaaatatatatatatatatatatatatatatatatatatatatatatatatatatatatatatatatatatatatatgtgtgtgtgtgtgtgtgtgtgtgtgtgtgtgtgtatatacatatatacatacatacatatataattaagCGTATTtggggtttttgtttttttattaccaGACAGATGTTGAGTGTTGATGACGCATTTAAAGAGATAAACTGCTACTTATTATGACACCAATTAACAGTCTCACTCATGCAGACAGAGGTAATGGTATGTTTTTAACAGCCAGAGAGGGTTCTTATAACTGTCTCTAAGAATGGTGAACTAAATGGTGAATTAAATACACAGTCAATtgactttcagttttttttgcTCATCCATACTTGTGAAATGCTCAATTACCTAACTCATTTTTACCTAACTCATTCTCTTTGTACTGTTGATTTAAAATAATCTGAATTagacttttatatttaaaaaaattcattacTGAGGAACtgttttgcttgtttatttattgtcaGTCTATTAGCATTAGTGCAGGATACTGCTTCATTATCAGTCACACAAAGCCAAGAAACTCCAATGGACCGAATAAAGCTGTAGTTGCCAGTATGAATCAATCACTAGCCATTCCTGAGGCTAAATGTTCCTTGGTATGGTTACATAATGCCAGCAATCAAGAATTAACATGGAGCTCTGAGCATTTTCTCAGAGAAGAAGTCAACTTCTATAGGATTATCATTCAGCACTTTGCATGAGCATTGAAAATTGTTGTTAAGAACTTGGTTCAGTTCAATGTCCTCTTGAATGTCTTTTCTTGTCtggataaaaatacattaaaaaatcagTGTAATATTTTTCCTTCAATTGCATTGCAATAATCACAAGAAAACACTTTAGAACAGGAAACAAGATAAGACACCAATTATGAAGGTTCTACACCTGCATCGCTGCATAAAGCTGTGAGTCACTCGAGTGAGGTGAATCATCATGGAACTCATTCTCAGAAATCACAAGTAAACCAAGCTCACAGCTCATGGTTCATACAACACGACTTCATTAAGAAGGCCAAAAGCACCAGTGGGAGTTTTCCAGGTAAACTACAGGAAGACATCTGTCTGGCAGTATCCATCCTTGGTGTAAAAATAGCTTAAACACAAGGAAGGTGAGATCGGCTGAATATATCACCAGAGGTGTTTTGTCCAACCAGCAAGACATCTCTAGCAGAACTAAGGCCAGAAAATTAATCAAGGATTCATTCAACAGGCTGCTGTCAGGGAAATACTATGACAGCTTTGAGGCCAACACAAAGAGATTCAGGAAAACTGCTCTGCCTGCCTGGCTGGCTGGGTGGTTTCTATGCACTTGATGTTCATGAATTTTGAGTGGTAGCTAATAAACTTTATACTGCTGCATAAATGTTGCTTGACCTGCGCATATCTCTCTACTGAttcagatgactttttcactggaagaagaaATATTATGGACAGCAGactcatttgaaattaaaaacatcttgatggatttattcAGCTCAAAACCAAAAGAGTTTATTTTGATATTCTAATAGTTCTAATAGAACACTTCCTTCCGTGAAAAAGGTTCGCCTGTTGTCATCTCACACTAAAATCCACTGACatgcatta
The Carassius auratus strain Wakin chromosome 31, ASM336829v1, whole genome shotgun sequence DNA segment above includes these coding regions:
- the LOC113050454 gene encoding metabotropic glutamate receptor 2-like isoform X1, translating into MTQRSTHFRGHGPSWTLHLTLLLLLLARTHQALAIPGYNTDTSKKEIIIEGDLVIGGLFPVHQKGEGAQDCGRINAQRGIQRLEAMLLALDKINQDDQILPGVTLGAHILDTCSKDTYALEQSLEFVRASLTKVDDSEYTCPDGSYAIHDDVPLAISGVIGGSYSDVSIQVANLLRLFQIPQISYASTSAKLSDKSRYDYFARTVPPDFYQAKAIAEILRYFNWTYVSTVASEGDYGETGIDAFQQEARALQICIATSAKVSRSMDPHGFEGVIRSLLQKSNAKVVILFTRSEDARELLVAANRMNVSFIWVASDGWGAQESVVRGSESVADGAFTIELASYSIPEFATYFTNLNPYNNTRNPWFREFWENNFQCSLHDITCGKYSLRDGKFEQESKIMFVVNAVYALAHALHNMRQAVCANNTKLCSAMKPANGKKLYKDYILKTKFDAPFRPADTENIVLFDAYGDSLGRYNIFHYHKENDEYVYRKVGYWAQDLSLNTSLIPWESQVVPTSQCSDPCRKNEIKSMQPGDVCCWICIPCQPYQYLLDEFTCADCSFGQWPLDNLTGCYNLPEEYIHWEDAWAIGPVTIACLGMLCTLFVIGLFLKNNETPVVKASGRELSYILLIGVLLCYCMTFIYISKPSAVVCTLRRLGLGTSFAVCYSALLTKTNRIARIFNGVKDGAQRPRFISPASQVAICAGLISCQLLVVVIWLLVEAPGVRKEVNPERRDVVTLKCNSKDSSMLMSLIYNCVLIILCTFYAFKTRKCPENFNEAKFIGFTMYTTCIIWLAFQPIFYVTASDYRVQTTTMCISVSLSGSVVLGCLFAPKIHIILFQPQKNVTTLRVATTRFSVTTGPGSSFSQTSASNIVPTVCNGREVVDSTTSSL